The following nucleotide sequence is from Pseudoalteromonas xiamenensis.
ATTTTGACGATGACATCGGGATCTACAGGGCAACCCAAGCCAATTACATTAAGCCAGCAATGCAAAATTAATCGAGCATTTTTGGCTACGATTCAATACTACCAACTTAATAAAACTGATAAGGTTTTAGTGGCAACGCCACTTTATCATTCGCTTGCACAGCGTGGTGTCTTGATGCCATTGATGCTGGGTGCAACGACAGTCATTTTACCTAAGTTTAATTTGCAGCAATGGGTTAAAGCGATATGGCTTCATAAAGTCTCGTTCTTATTTGCCGTTTCTGCCCAGTTAGAAAGCTTACTCAAAAACGATGTGGACATAGAGCAACTGGCTTCGATCCGTTGTTTGGTGTCCTCCTCAGCTGTACTGAATGCAGACTCAAAAAAACGTTTACTTGCAAAGCTTTCTTGCCAGTTTCATGAATGCTACGGTGCGTCTGAAGTTGGTGTAGTCACTGACTTTTCGATTACTACCGAGCCTGACAAAAATGGCAGTGTAGGCAAGCCTTTGCCTTTTGTAGACGTAAAAATTGTTGATGAACATCGTAAGCCAGTTGCGTCGCTGAGCGTGGGTGAAATTACTTGTAAAACATCGACGGCGTTTAGTGGCTATCTCAAACTTCCAGAAGCGACCGGTGCTGCGTATGACGACGAGGGTTACTTTTATACTGGCGATCTTGGTTATTTAGACAGCGACGGCTATCTGTACTACGTAGGGCGTAAAAAGGAAGTCATATCTTCGGGCGGGATAAACGTTTATCCTCAGGACATTGAGGCCGTCATTAAGAAGCACCCTAAGGTGATGGATTGCGTCGCGTTTGCGTGCCCTGAGCCGCAACTTGGTGAAGTTGTAAAAGTCGTATACGAGCAAGTGGACGATTCGGATATAACAAGAGAGCTTCGCCAAATCTGTTTGAATGAATTGACGGATTATCAGCAACCACGGATACTAGAACGCATTAGTGAATTAGACCGTAATCAAATGGGTAAAGTGCTTCGTAACGACGTTAAATTAAAGTATCAGCCTCACTAGGCTGATACTCCATTCTTGCTATTTGAGGTTATTTAATCCATTCACCTGTTTGGTTGGATATAGACGCTTTGTGAAACAGCTCTAGACCTCGTGTTGCGTGCTCCAACCCAAACACATATTCAG
It contains:
- a CDS encoding class I adenylate-forming enzyme family protein, whose protein sequence is MPLPISLKGDALITALKSTPVAAAIAWPTVSKVLLETNVVEKSSVITLHKAVADEISWSQVMSGVWPLQEIKEVDVSSPYILTMTSGSTGQPKPITLSQQCKINRAFLATIQYYQLNKTDKVLVATPLYHSLAQRGVLMPLMLGATTVILPKFNLQQWVKAIWLHKVSFLFAVSAQLESLLKNDVDIEQLASIRCLVSSSAVLNADSKKRLLAKLSCQFHECYGASEVGVVTDFSITTEPDKNGSVGKPLPFVDVKIVDEHRKPVASLSVGEITCKTSTAFSGYLKLPEATGAAYDDEGYFYTGDLGYLDSDGYLYYVGRKKEVISSGGINVYPQDIEAVIKKHPKVMDCVAFACPEPQLGEVVKVVYEQVDDSDITRELRQICLNELTDYQQPRILERISELDRNQMGKVLRNDVKLKYQPH